A region from the Polaribacter sp. Hel1_33_78 genome encodes:
- the ribH gene encoding 6,7-dimethyl-8-ribityllumazine synthase gives MATTNLSIYDKATIPNAKNFRFGIVVSEWNPEITQNLKKGAIETFLDCGAIQKNIVSWDVPGSFELIYGCKKMIQSQKVDAIIAIGNVIQGETKHFDFVCEGVTQGIVDLNIKFDIPVIFCVLTDNTKQQSIDRSGGKLGNKGTECAVAAIKMAAIKNLNRTSENIGF, from the coding sequence ATGGCTACAACCAATTTATCCATTTACGACAAAGCAACAATCCCAAATGCGAAAAATTTTCGATTTGGGATTGTTGTTTCAGAGTGGAATCCTGAAATAACACAAAATCTAAAAAAAGGTGCAATTGAAACGTTTTTAGATTGTGGAGCAATCCAGAAAAATATTGTTTCTTGGGATGTTCCGGGGAGTTTTGAGTTGATTTATGGTTGTAAAAAAATGATTCAATCTCAAAAAGTTGACGCTATTATCGCCATTGGAAATGTAATTCAAGGAGAAACAAAACATTTCGATTTTGTTTGTGAAGGAGTAACACAAGGAATTGTAGATTTAAATATCAAATTTGATATTCCTGTAATTTTCTGTGTTTTAACCGATAACACAAAACAACAATCTATAGATAGATCTGGAGGTAAGTTAGGCAATAAAGGTACAGAATGTGCTGTAGCAGCTATCAAAATGGCCGCAATTAAAAACCTAAATAGAACGTCAGAAAATATTGGTTTTTAA
- a CDS encoding tol-pal system YbgF family protein encodes MATYKKKYKPEGKKEANQIDESEFETAGVLNTLDETASKSEKWIEKNSKPLFYTLIGIVVVFLAFLGYNSYIVEPNELEASNELAFPRKYFDEAANAGAGKDSLLNLGLEGADGKYGFLDIADSYSGTDAGNLANYYAGVSYLQMKQYDKAIEFLSKFNSDDEMLGPVALGAIGDAFSDIDQQDDALEYYEKAANKKSNEFTTPMFLFKAGQTAMSLEKYSKAEQLFTQIKENYSKSDQAKDIEKFINAAKYAK; translated from the coding sequence ATGGCAACATACAAGAAGAAATATAAACCAGAAGGTAAAAAAGAAGCGAATCAAATTGACGAATCTGAATTTGAAACAGCAGGAGTATTAAATACATTAGACGAAACAGCTTCTAAATCTGAAAAATGGATAGAAAAAAATAGCAAACCTTTATTTTACACTTTAATAGGTATCGTTGTTGTTTTCTTAGCTTTTCTTGGATATAATAGCTATATCGTTGAACCTAATGAATTAGAAGCTTCTAACGAGTTAGCTTTTCCAAGAAAATATTTTGATGAAGCTGCAAATGCAGGTGCCGGAAAAGATTCTTTGCTCAATTTAGGTTTAGAAGGTGCAGATGGAAAATACGGTTTTTTAGACATTGCTGATTCTTATAGCGGAACAGATGCCGGAAATTTAGCAAACTATTATGCAGGTGTTTCATATCTACAAATGAAACAATATGATAAGGCTATTGAATTTTTAAGCAAGTTTAATTCTGATGATGAAATGTTAGGACCTGTTGCTTTAGGAGCAATCGGTGATGCTTTCTCAGACATAGATCAACAAGACGATGCTTTGGAATATTATGAAAAAGCAGCAAATAAAAAATCAAACGAGTTTACAACTCCAATGTTTTTATTCAAAGCAGGACAAACTGCCATGTCTTTAGAAAAATATAGCAAAGCAGAACAATTATTTACACAGATAAAAGAGAACTATTCAAAATCTGATCAAGCAAAAGATATTGAGAAATTTATCAATGCTGCTAAATACGCGAAATAG
- a CDS encoding DNA replication/repair protein RecF, whose protein sequence is MYLQKISLVNFKNLESQSFDFQQKINCFVGDNGVGKTNVLDAIYYLSFAKSYFNSVAVQNIKHGEAFFMVEGDYILNDRNEKIVCSLKRGQKKVLKRNGKNYDKFSEHIGQIPLVIISPADRDLVTDGSDTRRKFIDGVISQQNKKYLQNLIAYNKVLTQRNALLKYFAANRTFDALNLSVYDDQLANYGAEIYTIRKAFLEEFIPIFNAKYQIISGDKEVVNLIYKSQLNNFSISDLLKQSLEKDKILQYTTSGIHKDDLSFEIGEYPIKKFGSQGQQKSYLIALKLAQFEFIKQQSNVVPILLLDDIFDKLDEKRVSQIIDLVNNDEFGQIFITDTHSERTENIVKQSNKPYQIFKL, encoded by the coding sequence ATGTATTTACAGAAAATTTCTTTAGTCAATTTTAAGAATTTAGAATCACAATCTTTTGATTTTCAGCAGAAAATAAATTGCTTTGTGGGTGATAATGGAGTAGGGAAAACGAACGTTTTGGACGCTATTTATTATTTGTCTTTTGCAAAAAGTTACTTTAATTCTGTTGCTGTGCAGAATATAAAGCATGGTGAAGCTTTTTTTATGGTAGAAGGTGATTATATTTTAAATGATAGAAATGAGAAAATTGTTTGCAGTTTAAAACGTGGGCAAAAAAAAGTTTTGAAAAGAAATGGAAAGAATTATGACAAATTTTCTGAACATATAGGTCAAATTCCTTTGGTTATTATTTCTCCAGCAGATAGAGATCTAGTAACAGATGGAAGTGATACAAGAAGAAAATTTATTGATGGTGTTATCTCGCAGCAAAACAAAAAGTATTTACAAAATTTAATTGCCTACAATAAGGTATTAACTCAAAGAAATGCATTGTTAAAATATTTTGCAGCAAATAGAACGTTTGATGCTTTAAACTTGAGTGTTTATGATGATCAATTAGCCAATTACGGTGCTGAAATTTATACAATTAGAAAAGCTTTTTTAGAAGAATTTATTCCCATTTTTAATGCAAAATATCAAATTATTTCTGGCGATAAAGAGGTTGTTAATTTAATCTATAAAAGCCAGTTAAATAATTTTTCTATATCAGATTTATTGAAGCAATCATTAGAGAAAGATAAAATTTTACAGTACACAACATCCGGAATTCATAAAGACGATTTAAGTTTTGAAATTGGCGAATATCCTATTAAAAAATTTGGTTCTCAAGGTCAGCAAAAATCATATTTAATAGCTTTAAAATTAGCTCAGTTTGAGTTTATAAAGCAACAATCAAATGTAGTTCCTATTTTATTATTAGATGATATTTTCGATAAATTAGACGAAAAGCGAGTTTCTCAAATTATTGATTTGGTAAATAATGATGAATTCGGTCAGATATTTATTACGGATACTCATTCAGAAAGAACAGAAAATATTGTAAAACAGAGTAACAAACCTTATCAAATTTTTAAATTATAA
- a CDS encoding DUF721 domain-containing protein: MAKRENDSFSIEDLMQSFIKENNLGKGMQKIKVEETWHKMMGPGVTTHTTSVKLQNKTLIIQLNSSVLREELSYGKEKIIKMMNEEIGEGVISKLMLL, encoded by the coding sequence ATGGCAAAAAGGGAAAATGATTCTTTTTCAATAGAAGATTTAATGCAGAGCTTTATCAAGGAAAATAATCTGGGTAAAGGAATGCAAAAAATAAAAGTTGAAGAAACTTGGCATAAAATGATGGGACCTGGTGTTACGACGCACACAACCTCTGTGAAATTGCAAAATAAAACACTTATTATTCAGTTAAATTCTTCAGTTTTGCGTGAAGAGTTAAGTTATGGGAAAGAGAAGATTATTAAAATGATGAATGAAGAAATAGGAGAAGGAGTAATATCTAAACTAATGCTATTGTAA
- a CDS encoding riboflavin synthase subunit beta codes for MGFLKRTNKKFDYKPRYYKGDGSPYKIEHKLDKFRKTAGKNKGIKSKFSDAINELNSPNKGANKTIIYIVLVLVLIFLYIIDFDLSIFF; via the coding sequence ATGGGATTTTTAAAAAGAACAAATAAAAAATTTGATTACAAACCACGTTATTATAAGGGTGATGGCAGTCCTTACAAAATTGAACATAAATTAGATAAATTCAGAAAAACTGCAGGTAAAAACAAGGGGATAAAATCGAAATTTTCAGATGCCATCAATGAACTTAATAGTCCAAATAAAGGAGCTAACAAAACAATAATTTATATTGTTTTAGTCTTAGTTTTAATTTTTTTGTATATCATAGATTTTGATTTGTCTATATTCTTTTAA
- a CDS encoding DUF998 domain-containing protein, whose product MNNKTIFLIGIVGVSLFVVSSILGGFLIENYNVLSQYISESYAIDTEYGKILRIFGYLPSGILVTLFCFLGVRYFQPSKLLKIGFYGIGIFYGLATVIVGIFPCDSGCNRELIDPSSSQLIHNFVGLLTYLFVPFFIILIGFGLKKTPNNNTFSLQSIALGVISILFVYLFASNSNSEYIGLYQRMVELMFVIWIIFCAIVIKDKKPAVNNI is encoded by the coding sequence ATGAACAACAAAACCATTTTTTTAATCGGAATAGTAGGAGTTAGCCTTTTTGTAGTTTCTTCTATTTTAGGTGGATTTTTAATTGAAAATTATAACGTATTAAGTCAATATATAAGTGAATCTTATGCAATTGACACTGAATACGGAAAAATTTTAAGAATATTTGGTTACCTACCAAGTGGTATTCTTGTCACCTTATTTTGTTTTCTTGGAGTGAGATATTTTCAACCTTCCAAACTACTCAAAATAGGGTTTTATGGAATCGGAATATTTTATGGACTAGCTACAGTAATTGTTGGAATATTTCCTTGTGATAGCGGTTGTAACAGGGAATTAATCGATCCTAGTTCTTCTCAACTAATTCATAATTTTGTAGGTTTACTAACTTATCTATTCGTTCCTTTTTTTATAATTTTAATTGGGTTTGGATTAAAAAAAACACCCAATAACAATACATTTTCTTTACAATCAATTGCATTGGGCGTAATCAGCATTTTGTTTGTATATTTATTTGCATCTAACTCAAATTCTGAATATATCGGACTTTATCAAAGAATGGTGGAGTTGATGTTTGTTATTTGGATAATTTTTTGTGCTATTGTAATAAAGGATAAAAAACCAGCAGTTAACAATATTTAG